The Maniola hyperantus chromosome 2, iAphHyp1.2, whole genome shotgun sequence genome includes a region encoding these proteins:
- the mRpL53 gene encoding large ribosomal subunit protein mL53 produces MVENIFPGFFFFQKENNIMSIPYSGTIRRSGGVVSAIGKQLRAVNLKAAKRITVKFDPFGDNVIHTRNFLHYMSSPKISLSNPNCALKTEIVCDRSEPTVDITIVPSIAETANIKKVTFRSGNLTCLELLQLLNKHITPLAPAVQISTTITTKSEKKGRKK; encoded by the exons ATGGTCGAAAATATATTTCCCGGATTTTTCTTTTTCcagaaagaaaataatattatgtctatcCCGTACAGCGGTACTATACGAAGATCTGGGGGTGTTGTGTCCGCTATCGGAAAGCAATTACGAGCTGTTAATCTTAAAGCTGCTAAACGAATAACTGTAAAGTTTGATCCCTTTGGTGATAATGTAATACACACAAG aaaCTTCTTACATTATATGAGTTCACCAAAAATAAGCTTATCAAATCCTAACTGTGCTCTTAAAACTGAAATTGTGTGTGACCGCAGTGAACCAACAGTTGATATTACCATTGTACCATCAATTGCTG AAACTGCTAATATAAAGAAAGTAACATTCAGAAGTGGCAACCTCACTTGTTTAGAACTACTACAATTATTAAACAAGCATATCACACCACTGGCACCCGCTGTACAAATATCCACTACCATAACAACAAAATCAGAAAAGAAAGGTAGAAAGAAGTAA
- the LOC117987379 gene encoding zinc finger protein 883-like, producing the protein MSAKIIVHKIEEENNYKTLQITIGKNDKDVSDIIFSDWQDGKTEMKKKEKGKPRLIVKMVSDNNFSPLNLDSCFKVVDYADKYLSSILNKNSHIQDIKENYHTRNANLDESNSQLNMYKNHFEALNKQSKVSDKRQNEYIMPQLYTNKSHFDKKMFDGMDPLECCLEKVNKNNALIMENIHMLNRTLNYTKKKEILEMINPKPLRSYLCNACGKSFVYETGLRRHFSVRHASLDSQPRWQLVWTCTECFQVWPRQDLAHEHANQCCSSNNIDLVQEIKTSSLLQCEFCEKVFTCIPRLLRHAKMHSVINNFECNACDIVFTCYKTAEQHWLSCLWVKMCYQFSLPKLLLCSACDRKFRNYDQLYNHRYKLGHFMPKISVENNCAYPTLVYQCEICGQWFNVITQLQVHRSQYHPQLDNGTSYNIDTATECS; encoded by the exons ATGTCagcaaaaataattgttcatAAGATTGAAGAAGAGAATAACTATAAAACTTTACAGATTACTATTGGAAAAAATGACAAAGATGTGTCTGACATTATATTTAGTGATTGGCAAGATGGTAAAACCGaaatgaaaaagaaagaaaaaggtaaACCTCGCCTAATCGTGAAAATGGTTTCGGATAATAATTTTAGCCCCTTAAATTTAGATTCCTGCTTTAAGGTAGTAGATTATGCAGACAAATACCTTAGCAGTATTCTGAATAAAAATAGTCACATACAAGACATAAAAGAAAATTATCACACAAGGAATGCTAATTTAGATGAATCTAATAGTCAGCTAAATATGTATAAGAATCATTTTGAAGCCCTAAACAAACAATCAAAAGTTAGCGACAAGAGGCAAAATGAGTACATAATGCCACAATTATATACAAATAAATcccattttgataaaaaaatgtttgatgGAATGGATCCTTTAGAATGTTGTCtagaaaaagtaaataaaaacaatgcTTTAATAATGGAAAACATTCATATGCTTAATAGAACTTTAAATTATactaaaaagaaagaaatattGGAAATGATCAATCCAAAACCATTACGGTCGTATCTCTGCAATGCATGCGGAAAGAGTTTCGTTTATGAAACTGGCCTACGCAGACATTTTTCTGTAAGACATGCAAGTCTAGATTCACAACCGCGTTGGCAGTTAGTTTGGACGTGCACTGAATGCTTTCAGGTCTGGCCAAGACAGGATTTAGCCCATGAGCATGCAAACCAGTGCTGTAGCTCAAATAACATTGACTTGGTCCAGGAAATTAAAACCTCGTCACTGTTACAATGCGAATTTTGCGAAAAAGTGTTCACATGTATACCTAGATTGCTACGACACGCTAAAATGCATTCAGTGATAAATAATTTCGAATGCAATGCATGTGATATTGTATTTACATGTTACAAAACTGCAGAGCAACATTGGCTGTCTTGTCTGTGGGTAAAAATGTGTTACCAATTTTCATTGCCTAAGCTGTTACTTTGCAGTGCTTGTGATCGCAAATTTAGGAACTATGATCAGCTATATAATCATAG atacaaACTAGGACATTTTATGCCTAAGATCTCTGTTGAAAACAATTGTGCATATCCAACACTTGTGTACCAGTGTGAAATTTGTGGACAGTGGTTCAATGTCATAACTCAACTCCAAGTTCACAGGAGTCAATATCATCCACAACTTGATAATGGAACATCATATAATATT gATACAGCAACAGAATGTTCCTAG
- the eIF3e gene encoding eukaryotic translation initiation factor 3 subunit E translates to MSYSKFDLTFKIGQYLDRHLVFPLLEFLAAKETYDQSELLQAKLEILSKTNMIDYVIDIRRMLYPDEDTPEEIKSRRGVVLSQLQELQDAVEPVLKLMQRDDVMKTVETMRDPKTLINFLTTNKEFEFKIEMIDSMYQLAKYRYECGNYVESSSYLYFCQLVMSPTDKNYLSVLWGKLASEILVQNWDGALDDLTKLREFIDNGGGGATASNMHALQQRTWLVHWSLFVFFNHVKGRDLIIEMFLYKPLYLNAIQTMCPHILRYLATAVIINRSRRNALKDLVKVIQQEAYTYRDPITEFIEHLYVNFDFEAARRKLNQCQAVLLTDFFLIACLEEFVENARLMIFETFCRIHQVISIGMLAENLNMQPDEAECWIVNLIRNARLDAKIDSKLGHVVMGAQPLSPYQQLVERIDSLAVRSEALTSLVERKQKTRNQDIRWGAQEF, encoded by the exons ATGAGTTATTCAAAATTTGATCTTACGTTTAAAATAGGCCAATATTTAGATAGGCATCTTGTGTTTCCCTTATTAGAGTTTTTGGCAGCAAAAGAG ACTTATGACCAATCAGAACTACTGCAAGCCAAGTTGGAAATCCTAAGTAAAACAAACATGATAGATTATGTTATCGATATCAGAAGGATGCTTTATCCTGATGAAGATACACCAGAG GAGATTAAATCAAGGAGAGGTGTAGTACTGTCACAACTTCAGGAACTGCAAGATGCTGTTGAGCCTGTCTTAAAACTTATGCAACGGGATGATGTTATGAAAACTGTGGAAACCATGAGAGATCCCAAAACTCTAATAAACtttttaacaacaaataaagaGTTTGAG TTCAAAATTGAGATGATTGACAGCATGTATCAGTTAGCAAAATATCGCTATGAGTGTGGTAATTATGTTGAGTCATCATCATACCTTTACTTCTGCCAGCTAGTTATGTCACCCACCGATAAG AACTATTTATCGGTTCTATGGGGTAAACTAGCCAGTGAGATACTGGTCCAAAATTGGGATGGTGCCCTGGATGATTTGACAAAGTTGCGCGAGTTCATTGACAACGGCGGCGGGGGCGCCACTGCCAGCAACATGCACGCGCTGCAGCAACGCACGTGGCTCGTGCACTGGTCGCTATTCGTGTTCTTCAACCATGTCAAGGGCCGCGACCTCATCATTGAGATGTTCCTGTACAAACCTCT GTATTTAAATGCTATCCAGACAATGTGCCCGCACATTCTCCGCTACTTGGCCACCGCCGTCATTATCAACCGTTCGCGCAGAAACGCCCTCAAAGATCTCGTCAAGGTCATTCAACAAGAAGCGTACACTTACAG GGACCCAATAACGGAGTTCATTGAGCATCTCTACGTAAACTTCGACTTTGAGGCCGCGCGGAGGAAGTTGAACCAGTGCCAGGCTGTTCTCTTGACAGACTTCTTTTTGATCGCCTGTTTAGAAGAGTTTGTTGAGAACGCTCGCCTCATGATCTTCGAAACATTCTGCCGTATACATCAAGTAATCAGTATTGG AATGTTAGCAGAGAATTTAAATATGCAGCCCGATGAAGCAGAGTGCTGGATCGTGAATTTGATCCGTAACGCGCGTTTGGATGCGAAGATCGACTCAAAGTTAGGTCACGTGGTAATGGGGGCGCAGCCACTGTCGCCCTACCAGCAACTGGTTGAGAGGATCGACTCGCTGGCGGTGCGGTCGGAAGCTCTCACGTCGTTAGTGGAGAGGAAACAGAAGACTCGCAACCAAGAT ATTCGTTGGGGAGCACAAGAATTTTAA
- the LOC117987453 gene encoding uncharacterized protein, translating to MTKSTKGNLHVVEEIYNQIPAFTDVFSEDTFYMFVVIFVSCTVMVAFILSRFITIKPVE from the coding sequence ATGACAAAATCCACCAAGGGGAACCTCCATGTCGTAGAAGAGATTTATAATCAAATACCTGCATTTACAGATGTATTCTCAGAAGATACATTCTACATGTTCGTGGTTATATTTGTATCCTGTACGGTAATGGTTGCCTTCATTTTATCTAGATTTATTACAATTAAACCTGTAGAATAG